The region TTACTTAATAAATTACAAATAGAGATTTCAAAATCCAACAAAGTGATCATTTATATATCTTAGATGACTAAGTTGATATAAATGTAAAATTTGAAggtttttcaaaattcaaattgcATCATACTAATAATTTCAACATTTGATAAATATCTCATTTATGAAATGACAATTAATTTAATAAAGgacataataaattaaaatttaaaattttgccCACGGAAGAAACATATAATCAATAGTAAAAAAATACTAGTTCGTTCAAGCACAAAATACAATACATACAAGACATATATTTacaatattcttaatttaatcAATTAAGTACATTTAACTGTTGCATGCTAACAAGtattaatttcatatttttataataaaacaTTCTCACAAGTATACGATCTGATCTGTAGTAAACATAAATATATTAACATCAATGAGCCTCTTAAGCGCTAACTTGAGTTGACACAACTAACCGTAAATTCCGAGTTTAAATTTCACCTCTCGTACTTCCGGAGATTATCCAATTTACTTGTAGTGACTCTTGTATAATCGTTCTGTAATTTTTTGTACATTTACCTCACCTCAACATTTAACTCTTGTACAAAATTAATGCACATGTTAGAGATAAATTATCCAATCTTACAGCACAAAAATACGTTTATAATTGATTTGACACCATGTTATGTTTTCTGATATGGTTCCTATTGCACACACTAGGAATAACTTCTTTTCCAAGTTCTCTGACTCATCCCTTTGCCTCAAATATTCTATAAAGAGGCCTTATAAATACATCAATCTATCTTAGCTTAATTGCTCAAGTCATTCATAAAAGAGAAAACCAATCCATTGGAATTAGAAAGGGAAGTTTTCAGAGACTGGTTTTAGATTATAGGATATGGTTAAATTAACTGTAGTTGGAAGGGCAAGCGATGGATTACCTCTAGCACAAGGACTGAGATACACGAATGAAGAGAATGGCTCCTATCTTTCATGTTACAAGCAACAAGCAGAGTTCATTCTAAAAGAGATTTCAAAGGGAGCCTTGATGGCTTCCAAGATGACCATTCGCATTGATCATTACTGCTTCAAGTATCCttcctttttcaattttcatattGTTTGTTATTCTAATTTCtttaaaattttgttttatcctTTTATTGCTGAAGTTGTTTTCTTGCATGCAATTTTCTTGTTGTTATGTTTCATATTCTTCAATATTTGCCCTTTATCACTAAAGTTGAGCATGTGTTAAGTCTATTGAACATTTTCCGTCCCAATCAAACATTATATTCTCAAATTATCTCTCATTATCTATTCtatcaataaaattttaatatgtcAATTAAAAACCATCATGTAAGCTAGTTTATAACTGACTCACTCATgtttttttaattgacatgacaaTATTTCATTTGTGGGACGAGTAATTGATGAGATGTTGTTCCTTCACATCTATGCAGAGTTGAGCATGTGTTAATTCTAATGACATTTCACACATACATCTGGTTAATAAGTGAAACTTTCATTTTTGTATCTCTTGTTGCAATGCAACAAAATTTGATCATGGTAATACTTTTTTGGTATTAAGCTACCTGGTCGAGAAGGGAATTGTTTTCATTGTTTTGTGTGAGTCCACTTACCCAAGAAAACTGGCTTTCCATTACCTACAAGACATCCAAAAGGAGTTTGAAAAGTTTGATAAAACCCTTATAGGGAAAATCACAAAGCCATACAGCTTTGTCAAATTTGGTAATTCCCTTGAGCCATTTCTCTGCTAAAATGATATCATTGTCTTGCACTAGGTGTTTCAGTTTGGTAACTAAGAAAAATGGGAGTCTTATTCCCTTTTCCTTCCAACATCTTCTTTTGTAACTCTGAAATTTTTGTTCATTTTGACCATATTTCCTTGCCAAACAAATCACAATTATTTCTTTGTCAGATGGTATAATTGCAAACTTTAGCAGACAATACATTGATACAAGAACTCAAGCCAACCTATCAAAACTTAATGTTAATCGGAAAAGAGAGTTAGATGTTGTTGCTGAAGACATGTCCAATATTTTAGAAAGGAGGAGAATTTCAGGTAGCATTTTCCACCCTCCTCAATTGTTCATATTGATACTTCTGATTATCTGCACTAAGAAGCATGTACAAAGTGAAAAAAACAagttatgcaaaaaaaaaatgacatggCAATATCTTGTGATGACAGAAACAATGAGAAGGTTATCAAATACTCCTCAACAACCTGCATCTTCAATATGGGGCTCCCCACGCCTTGAGGTATGGTGTGTAGAAAATTAGAAACTAAAAAGCAAGATATTGAGTTAAGTGTCTTAcggtgcatgtttggaaattcttctataattaattttaaaagacAAAATCTATTATGGCTTATTTGAGTAGCTTTTAAGGGTCAGAATCGATTCCGTAGAAACGTAAATTGAtccaaatattttattattctgTTGGAACACAGGTGATTGCAATGAAATGGACACCTATCATGATCATTGTCATTAGTTCAGTGGCTCTTTTGTGGGCTAGCTTAGTCCTCACAGATGACTATATTTTTCCAAGCTGACAGATCCTCAGATCAAGATATAAAGCGATATCAGGACTAATTAAAATATGTCATGGCCCACTAGTGTGAAATATGTTACAACTTTGATGTTGAAAAGAAATAAAGATATGTAAAGTGGCCCAATGTCATTTCTTCCCCAGCACATAATCCACAAAGACAGAAATTGGAGATGAAGAATCTTGATTTGTCATGAAGTTTTGCTCTTTGGATTGAAAGTGACATCTTTCATTTTAAATGAATAATTTATGAAACATGGGGATGTATAAATGTGTTAATGAATTATTTATGCAGCGTGCGGATGGATAAATGTGataagaaattaattatttgtgaAGCATGCGGATGTATAAATGTATTTGATTTACTATTAGAAATGTGAACCTGGGTAGTACTACACTACTACTAGAAGATATAGAGCCCAAAGGTTTGAAAAACTTTGCCCTATATCCTCTAAATGCGCTCAATGACGCTTGTGATGTCATACTGGTGGTTGGGTATAGAATTGCAATCGAGAATGTCtttacttatttattatttattaaaaatgatGGTTAGACATACGGATTTTAGTGACACCTTTTGGACAAAGTCAATAACACTCGTTTTAAACCGTCACAAATGTTTGTAGAACTTAAAAAGTACCATTAATGTGTATGTCTATGTCTCTGGAAACTCATCAACACGTATAAACCAATGTGTACttaatttgaaacaaaattaCATATGTATGTGCATAAGCAACTCTCGAAGATTAACAATTAATTACGAGTGTAGGGTATTCTCTTGAATACATTTGAATTGGGTAGGAGTGTAGTACATACACATTGTATGGAAGTATAGCTTTATAAATGCTTAAGTTTCATCCTTTTCTGTATGTTAGCTAAAAATAGTTCTTCCTTGCTGACCTGACTCGGAAACTTAGTGTATGTTTAGGTACTAGTTGAGTCCAACATGAATGAACTTCGATTCCAATCTATAAGAAGAGTTTGTTCAAATTTTGTCTTTGAAGTGGTTTCCATTCGGGCCAATAGATATCCAAACATGGCTTTAGCGCTCATACGTACATTGCATTATTGCTCAGGCTGAAATTGCTACTAAAGTCAACCTCAGGTATATAATGGAGGAAGCCATTTCCCACCATTTGATTTGCAAACTTTAGCTGTGAATTGAATATCTCAGGGGCTGAAATGTTAGTCAGAGTATTGTGATACTCTCCACCAAAGGGCATCTCTTGTATATTATCATACACTGCCTTTTCTTGAAAAGTTGAATTTTGATCAAATCCATTTCTCAAGACTAGAGAGTCAACTGAATTTGCAGAGTTCCCACTGTGTACATGATCCAGTGAAAGCCATTCAGCAAATAACAGTTTTGGTAAGGAGCTTTGAGAAGCCTCTTTGGTGAAGAGATAGTTCTGTGGGCCTTGAGTTGCAAGGTTTTGGACAGAGGGTGAAGAATCCATGGTATCTGAGCTTGAGCTAGCATGTTGAATTTGTTTATGAAATTCCAATTCCTTTGCTTTGGCCACTCTCTTTTTCAAATATGAATGCCAGTAGTTTTTAATTTCATTGTCTGTCCTTCCTGGTAAATGTTGTGCTATCTGTGACCACCTGACCAATTATAGTAtaaacaatcaattttttatttatatttgaatGTAATTTGATAATAATTGATTGAATTATGTGAAGGAAAACAAGTGAATTTTCAACTTGCTCCTGAAAGATTTTACTGTTGGCAATTTAGCCTATGAAAAAAGGAAATACGTTCAATTTCTGAATGTGTAAAACGTCAATCAAATTGACTGAGGTTTTAGTTGACTAAATTTGACTGTAAGAAATAACTCGAGTGAGGTTTTATTCAGGAACTTTTGAATGTATGTCCTTATTTCAAATACTAACTTGCCTGGG is a window of Lotus japonicus ecotype B-129 chromosome 5, LjGifu_v1.2 DNA encoding:
- the LOC130717827 gene encoding 25.3 kDa vesicle transport protein SEC22-1 encodes the protein MVKLTVVGRASDGLPLAQGLRYTNEENGSYLSCYKQQAEFILKEISKGALMASKMTIRIDHYCFNYLVEKGIVFIVLCESTYPRKLAFHYLQDIQKEFEKFDKTLIGKITKPYSFVKFDGIIANFSRQYIDTRTQANLSKLNVNRKRELDVVAEDMSNILERRRISETMRRLSNTPQQPASSIWGSPRLEVIAMKWTPIMIIVISSVALLWASLVLTDDYIFPS
- the LOC130717825 gene encoding transcription factor LAF1, producing the protein MGFQPLEKAIPKHRKGLWSPEEDHKLSNYILKHGHGCWSSVPINAGLQRNGKSCRLRWINYLRPGLKRGRLNKQEEETITTLHDMLGNKWSQIAQHLPGRTDNEIKNYWHSYLKKRVAKAKELEFHKQIQHASSSSDTMDSSPSVQNLATQGPQNYLFTKEASQSSLPKLLFAEWLSLDHVHSGNSANSVDSLVLRNGFDQNSTFQEKAVYDNIQEMPFGGEYHNTLTNISAPEIFNSQLKFANQMVGNGFLHYIPEVDFSSNFSLSNNAMYV